The genomic segment TCTCGAAAAATGATGTTGATCAAATAACCCAAATTACCGGAGACGTTATGAAAAAATATATTTTATGCTTTCTTACGCTATGGGTGCTGTCCTGCGGCGGAGATTCCGGCAGTTCTGTTTCGTATAGTGAAACGGTTGAACGCGGTGCAACGGCCTTAAACGAAGGTTCTTATGCGGAAGCGATCAAGCATTTTTCAGAAGCTGTCGCGATGCATGCCGATCGGCCTGAAGCCTTTGCGGGTTTGGGGTGGGCATACCTGTTTTCGGATAGCGTGGAGGCCTCCGAAGCGGCATTCTCTGATGGCAGCATGCTTGCCAATCCCGGAGCGGATTTGCAGGCCGGATATGCGTTTTTATTGGGCGTTCAAAAAAATCACGAAACTTCCAACGCGCGTATCGTTAGCGTATTGGCCGCCGAGCCACAGTGGTCTTTGAGCTACGGCTTGAATATTGATTACAAGGATTTGTACCTGCTTAAAGCGGAAAATCATTTTCTCCTTGGTGAGTATAGCCAAAGTGTATTGGCTGTCAAACAGATCCAATCGTCGTTTATCGCCAATACCAATACAGCGGAAGGCATTGCCCAACTGGCTGCCAAAATAGAGTCCCTCAAGCTAACTACGGAAGCGACACCGCGGAGCATACTTTGGTGACAAGGGTATCCATCGTAATATAGTTTTCCGACCTTTCAAGAACGCCCGCCTCAATTGAAGCGGGCGTTTTTTATGTCCTAAAACACCTTGTTCATCAAACAAATTGCCGTTTTCGTCAAGTGGGGTCCCCCAATTACTTGTTTTGACCTTATGTTAGTGGCGTGTTTACAAACTTATGGGAGAACAAGTATGCCAAACACAATATCTGCATTATTGCACAACCGCTTCATTCGGTCGACTTCTGCATTGTATCGTCTTTCTTTATCAGCGGGCAAAAGTTTTATCACATAACCGCGCAAGTACCTCCCATAAGTTGGCCGGCGAAGACGTTCACCGGTCGGCTTGCGCGGAGTTTTTTGCGTTTATTCACGTAGGTTCGGTTCTCATTATCATATATAACAAGAAAGGAAAAACACATGAAACGAATTCTGTTCACGTTTGGCGCGCTGATCGTCCTCGGTGGATCGGCATTTGCAGGAATCCATAGCGTTCCTGCATCCGCAGAGGATATTCAAGCTACGTATCCCAATCTGGTTATGCCGGAGGATATGATTAGCGGTGAAGTTAATTGTATGCTTGTAGCGGGCGATGTATTGTACGTCGGCGGACGATTTGAAAAGATGGATCGCCGCGTAGTCAATAACGTCGTCAAATGGGATGGCACCAAATGGTCCGGTCTTAATAAAGGCGTGGACGGTGTAGTATATTCGATGGCCATGATCGGTACCGATTTGTATGTAGCCGGTGATTTTAGTTATGTCGATGTCAATATCGAAGCCGGAAAAATTGCCCGATGGGATGGTACTAAATGGAATGCGCTGTCACCTCAGACCGTAGATCGCCAGATTTATGCCTTGGCCGTGTTGGGCAATGATCTCATCATCGGTGGAAATTTCCAAAAAGTCGGCGGTACGATCGAAACCAAAGGTGTTGCCAAATGGAACGGCAAAGCTTGGAGCGATGTGGGTATGGCCAAATTTGACAGAACGGTTTTGACTCTGACAGTGATGAATAATGAAATCTATGCCGGCGGTTTTTTTACGCTTGTAGGTGACGAGCCGGCTACTTCCGTGGCTAAATGGGATGGTAAAGCATGGACGGAAGTCGGCAATAAAGGTATCAACGGCACGGTGACATTCATGACCAATGACGGGAAAAATGTGTATGCCGGTGGAAAATTTATCAATGCCGGCGACGGTACGGTGCTTAACCGCGTAGCTATGTTTGACGGGCAAAAATGGCAACCTCTCGGCGAAGGTGTGGATGGTGATGTAAAATCAATTCATATCTCCGGAACGGATGTGTATGTGTCGGGCACTTATGGAGAAGCCAAAGGCGGTACCGCCGCTGCTCCGGCAAAAGAAGAAACCGCTAAAGGCAAAGATAAGAAAAAAGGCAGCAAAGAAGATAAAGGTAAAGCCAAAGCCAAAGGCCCGGTACAAACTCAGGGCATCGCTAAATGG from the bacterium genome contains:
- a CDS encoding tetratricopeptide repeat protein produces the protein MKKYILCFLTLWVLSCGGDSGSSVSYSETVERGATALNEGSYAEAIKHFSEAVAMHADRPEAFAGLGWAYLFSDSVEASEAAFSDGSMLANPGADLQAGYAFLLGVQKNHETSNARIVSVLAAEPQWSLSYGLNIDYKDLYLLKAENHFLLGEYSQSVLAVKQIQSSFIANTNTAEGIAQLAAKIESLKLTTEATPRSILW